One Spinacia oleracea cultivar Varoflay chromosome 4, BTI_SOV_V1, whole genome shotgun sequence DNA segment encodes these proteins:
- the LOC130472276 gene encoding uncharacterized protein, whose translation MGSCVSGKRTADKWECRTPKRTRISRWDEGDLALREAHPLCHHQDILITQIFTKLDWEGQAAVQMVCKQWRRWAKLRYRLPYHYPQGCYRAWLREWVIMDIIDNDGRDFHAWMDKDMTVYFDGFPLLFKEEE comes from the exons ATGGGTTCTTGCGTATCAGGAAAGAGGACTGCTGATAAGTGGGAATGTCGCACCCCCAAGAGAACAAGAATTTCCAGATGGGACGAAG GAGACCTTGCTTTAAGGGAGGCACACCCCCTTTGCCATCATCAAGACATCCTCATCACCCAGATCTTCACCAAGCTGGACTGGGAGGGGCAGGCTGCTGTGCAGATGGTATGCAAGCAGTGGCGTAGGTGGGCCAAGTTGCGGTACCGCCTCCCATACCACTACCCTCAAGGATGCTACCGCGCATGGCTGCGGGAGTGGGTGATCATGGACATCATTGACAATGATGGCCGTGACTTCCACGCCTGGATGGACAAGGACATGACCGTCTACTTTGACGGCTTCCCCCTCCTTTTCAAGGAGGAGGAGTAG